The genomic interval cgtatTATTTATCCCATGTCAACTACTCAGACATTTGCGCGCGTAAGAGATTGCCGAAAGAAatttgtgttataaaaaaaaataaataaaattgagccAGTAATAAGCGAATTATGCATGtaattttgatcattttttgcaGCTCCTCGAGAATACAAAAAAACCGGGAAGTCATTGGGCGCGAGTTGAACAATGTGTGTATGAACCCGATAGCAGTTCTCTGAAAACACGTGTTGTATTTAATGATCTATCAGTGTCCGCGTTAGTATCTCTAATGCCACGAGATTATCATGCCCCGATTCCTGCTGAATCTTGCAGAATGACATTACGGTTGAGACGAGCAGGAATAGACTTTCATACAAGTCCGATTGCCCGTGGACGCGGCCAGATGCGCATACGTACAGAATCCAGTTTCTTGGAACCTAGATTTGCCTCAATCTATGCGTACGGCTGTCATCCTACGCGTCTCAACAAACAAATTAAGCGACAAGATAAATGGCCACCCTATCATTCAGGCAGTGACAAGGTAAGCATATAAGTTATATGATTTGAATAGTTATAATAACATTGATAAGCGCTGATAAGAAATCcgtatgttaaaaaataagttaattttttaattttagttatgATAAGATTATACAGggcgttatttttattctgtttagtttattttattattttattaagagtATTATTCACATTAATAGCAagagaagataaattaaatcggATTCGCCTGTATTCTATAACTCTTGCCTGTAGTAGAGTCATTACGAGTCAAAACTACATatctatacaaattattatagttaagtaaaaaatgaaattaattccaggaaatattaaaataatagaacaaaCTAAGCCGACTCATACATCTATTTGATTCTTGGATCGACTTAGtttgttctattattttaatatttccttttcaatttaatttcaataaatattttaaaacttatttatcaACAACAGCATGTTATAAGAATacgattttatatcttaaaatttgacattttaatctCAGCTGTACTGCGAGTTCTATTTGTTGGACGTTATTTTGCCATTAAGAAAAGTTGTACTCGGCTGGCACAATCCGGCACGAGtgaaaaattttcgaaaaaattaaattttttttaccccCACTCTTTTTGAATGATCTTTAGCTCATTCTGGAGGACGGTGAGACTTTATTTGCATTGTTTCTACTTGTCTCGATGAGCACAAGTTAGCACAAGTGGAAAAATTGGATTATCTGTTACGATTCGAGAGTTACAAGACTTTGGAATTTTGCATAAACAAAATTGACATTTGAATCTCGGCTGTACTGCGAGTTCTATTTGTTGGACGTTATTTTGCCATTAAGAAAAGTTGTTGTGCTCAATCCAGCACaagtgaaaaattttcaaaaaaattaaattttttttatccccACCCTTTTCGAATGATCTTTAACTAATTCTGGGGGACAATGAGACTTTATTTGCATTGTTTCTACTCGTCTTGATGAGCACAAGTCAGCACAAGTGGAAAAATTGGATTATCTGTTACGATTCAAGAGTTACAagactttaaaattttgcatgaacaaaattgacattttaattttttttttttgaaaacgaAAGGAGATacggttttaatttttacggcACAATATAGTCCTAACCAAGCTCAACCcagcacaatttttttttttacaaaatggcggtgttgacaaaaaaaattatttttgtgatcGTACGCTttgttttttgaaatatttgattaattcttACGACACATTGTAGCACAAACCTAGCACAATCaggcacaatttttttttacaaaatggcGATGCTAACTTCACGCACATCCTGCAGAGTCATTCCTCAAGAGTCGTTCCTGCCACCGCTTCGTCGGcacgcctagtatcaagtaataGTAGAAGGtttcttcgtgccgcgcgctcTTGCGGGacgccgattggctgatctcttataattaatatctcattaactattgcgaaaattgcaaaatggtagataacttttttactcaatttaacctactctacctgcacctgacgggtggttcgcgagttatgggacaccctgtatacgtGTATATCTTTTTCCATTTGTTACAGGTAACACCAACACTATCGCCTGTGAATGAAAAGTACGATGCGGCGGAACCGAGAAAACTAGCGGAAATCACAGAAGAAACGGACGTCGTTATATCCAATGACAGTCGATATCCGCGTATTTATTCGCATGCTCTTGAGACAAATTTCGGCATATGGAAAAAGAATTCGTGGATTACTAAATCACCACTACGCCAGAGACGTTCGACAGAGACCGTGAATAAGCACGAACAAACGGAAAAGTTTGTGAACTTcacgaaaatttttaatttaactgaCAGCATTGAAAACAAAGATTCGTCGCAAAATATATCCCGGGAAGTAAGGGAATTCGTGGCAGATGATCACTTCGATAACCCATTTTCTATCAATTCGGAAGATCCTAATAGGAATTGGCAGTCGAAAGAATATATTACGAGGGAAATGGAAGATGTATTTTTGCAAGGTGCTAGTCAAGTATTGACTAGATACATCGAAAATCAATTGCATCCGGCAATCAAAGAGACATTGATGCTGTCTATGGGTTACACTATCAGTTATGGGTAGATACAGATAAGAAAGAATAACGGACTCttctatacataaaattgtgtatattttaattcaatattaaaaatattaaaatatgaaaatttatttaactgaaTTTCtttcactcttttttttttactcatcgcaaaaattatttacgtttACTCTGTCGACATTAGAAGctcttcattttatttataattctataaatataatcttttctctctccctccccccccctctctctctctctcgtattacttattaaatatttatgaattataatataaattattcttgcaaattatttttaatcgttatatataaaatttgtaaaaatgcttgatttgtaattatatactttctgacgatagattattatatagaattataatattgtaatttaatagtatGTATGTTAAATGtacagaattaaatatatactatgcataaatgtgattattatatttttattttattatattttcataattgataaatattcagattaaatatttaaaaatatcaatctataagtgaataaataataactataatagaataaacaaTATCCGCGTgcatacgtatgtatgtatacacgcACGTTCTCtggaatttttaacataaatacgcccatatatatatatatatatatatatttaatatcaatatatataacatctgcttattgttattaatttttttatgttatccATGTTTATTTACGGCGAAAATTATTGCTCTAAATGTTAATTACTAAGCATTCATAATATGTCgagtgtattattatttaaaaaatgttttaagctagcaaaaataaaaacatttaaacttgttaaaattgatttaatataaaaagacaagaatattttaattaatgtgtaaacacaaatgtgttttatattttattaaaggtTCATAACAATCCAGGTAAAGAGAatcatgataataaaatttactaatttattattctttgatttatttattgtttcttgaatttgtgaataaaaattagttattttatcttcatatctaataaagatatttttcttttaaattatattataaaaacaattttaattttctttttataacgaaattataatttgcgacaacatttatattaaagtgttaataaaattttcaccataaaataattaatttttttgtcttaaattttattatcaatttaaaatgaaacttCGCATCGCAATGCCAAGTATATGTACGAAACACAAAGCGCATGTCAAACAAATCAGATCTTTCGGCGTATCTCACTTAGTTACCGCAAGTTTGCATAAATGGCTTCCAATTCTGATCGACCAAAAAGAAGACGCTAAAGATGAATTCCAAAATATACGGAGTCGATCAAAATATTCGTACATCAACGATGTATAGGTAATCATGTGTAACGCTTCGGATTGGGATTAGCCTTGAAAAACActtattactataaatatatttttagcctgagtctagaaattaaatattttttttttaattccattttcttatactttaaatatataaaattgcttaaaataaaacagactTATATTCGTACTTTCAAGCAGAGAaagaacattttatttgttattatattatacgagaAATTatggtaatattttaaaatgtgacATTATTGGACCAGCCGTCACGAAGAAACCGTAAAAGAAGAACAGTCGCCTTTTATATTTCCATCCTGTTCCCAAACCTTGGCTTATCTTCAGTGGTGGAAAGCGCAGAAGAAAAAGACAGTACGCAAACGTGTAAGATTCTACAAGgatcaacaaaaatacataactTTGCAATCTTCAAATATTCTGCAAAAATTGCATGTAAGTTACAGCTTCGAACTCTATGGTGTGGAACAAATTTCTCccatatataatctttattgtagaaacagttaatttaaaaaagtttttattgtatgtttTTGTCATAAGTGCTCTTAAAAATTAAGGtttgtcataaataatatcaaaaatttaattaatttattatttctggtagaaatattttgctgAAAGTATTATGAAATTGATGAAAAGTGAAAGAAAAGTTATTGAAAAATCACTGAATATGTACTTcaaactaaattattaattttctgtatgaagaaatttaatgtaaatactgacattgtgaaatataaggaaagttaaaatatactgctgcaaaataataaaagagttttaaaatattaaatattatgaaatttattgaattaaattgaaaatattaaaataatattaaaatattgatgaaataataataaaacagggTCAAttgagagatatttttaacaaaattttattatattttcagtaaaatatttctatcagggatgaaaatcatattaatctttttctgattctttatatatgcatatgtatatataagatttcaaAACCTTTGAATTTTCAAAACAGATTTTCTAGCTAAATAAAAAGcaacaataaaattacttattttcattatttttattataatatattacattatatattatatatacattatatattatatattatatatatattatatttgcattattattctttactAGGGATTTTATGTTATGTCAATGTAAATGATCAAGCAAATGCATTATGTTAGGTATTTACacttagattttaattaatacaaaattatattttctcaaatatcCAATTAatcagtaatataatatttaaagaatttaattttaaaaacttatatatgtataatgaggTTTaactacatatttaatttcatatttcttcttttattgttatttatatacttatttgaaatataaatatcataaaccTACACAAAAAgtacattgtaaaattttgcaaaaattttggaTAGGAAGGtgttgaaataaatagaaaaaaatacaaggatCCGGATAAAGTAATCACCATGACGGATGTGGATCCGCAGTACTTTATAGAATTATCTGGTAGACCCGTAGGAGAAAAGTTCTCATTGAAACGATACATTGAAAATATACGAGAGATACTGAAAATGAAACATCTCATTGGTCAAGAAAAGGATGATTACATCCATATCGATCAACAGTTCGAGCAAGAATCACGCCGACTGCGAAAGATCCAGGtatgaaagatataataaaaaattttttattaatattcctataaatgatatttattcaataatgacatttacacaaaatacattttatttaaatattaataacgtcAATCATCTCAAatggaaaagtttttttttcatcaaaccATTAATTAAagcgaatttaattaataaatataactaatcAAAAGGGACATCACTTTTATAtcactataatcaaatatcgaatttttttaacgatttaaataaattatttacatttaaataaataaaatttaaataaagtatgtattaatacggtttatataaaattttaaatactattgattttattagcACAAGTGTTgtcaaaaaaaagtaattaatgacattataatatatattataatatatatataataatgatattccatacaacaatttttcttatacattttCGCATATCAATCGTAGTCAactacaattataaatttagataataatactttatatacgcGCGAGAAGCATTTTAgtgatacaatataaattaatcaaataatattttgatataaatttattcattttatcatttcatGAAAGTATTATAGTGAACGATACATAAGCGGCTTCGAAGAATTCTTGTCAAAAGACCATGAAAAAAGTATGAATATGCTAGAAAAAGCGGAACAAGAGGTGAAGCTAACGGAAGTAATCAGTACTGAAAGAAACGAACTTTCCAAGCAATTCGGTCAACGCAGACTAGATGTTTATTTTTGGGAAGAAAATTGGAGAACAGCAAAAATGTGTCAAATTTTCCTTTACCGAGTATCACCTATTCCTTGGAAAATAAAGCATGACTGGCTTTCCCGATTGGATTCAGAAAAAACTATTGTCTCCATTGATGCTACAAATTTGTTTAGCAAATATAAAACACCGGATGAAGACGCCTCTTTGGAAGACCTAATAGGTGACTCCAAATAgtacatttagattttctttttatcctaaatgtaggaaataaaattaaagattttaagacTTTTTTGTCCCATAGCCATTGTGTTAAGATACTGTAGCaaaaaatcgtataaatctttttctcgcattatcaaatttaattaatttgcatgtCGTCATTTTTGCATGGCATTATTTCGATGGTATAGATTAGAAAAATGTGCTGAAAAAGTTctgtgtttttaattatttgattatatatatatctaaaattgacgtatttataaacattaatattctgataattacaaaaaaaacaatttaataatttttttgagaattattatacataaaaaaattatttatagaattatttttacttttaacatcatttattatagtatGGTTGCAAGAAGTAAgcctttatacatattttcaataataatttattcgaaaaaatgtaaacttatttttttcccaTGTTAGAATTATTCGAGCAGGATGTTAGTGATGCTGGCCCCACTGAGCTTTATTTCGAAGATCCTTTCGATTTAATCCGCATTTTTCGAGCAATGGAAACGCAAAATTTGAACGCACTTATTCATCTGGAATCGCTCGCTGCACCAATGGCGGACATGGCTATGACTATCACTGCAACGGAAATACAGATCAAGCAGGAAATCGATGAGATCACTTCAACCATCGACGATCTAGAAGTATATGTCAATCCCAGTGAACTCTATCCTATACTGAAATGGCTAGTTTGTTTGAAAATGTAGagagtgagaaagaaaaaactgcCATCTCCCTCTTCTTCTAATCTTGTACTATgcgaattaaaaaacattagctTATTCAAATGTGTAGTAATAACCGTAGACCTAAAGTATGGACTACACTATCCCTATTTTAGCCGTAGATGAAACTGACTCCACAAAAAGAGCGAGATAGCAAGTGGCCGCAAATTACCTCTCtatctattatatgttttgatGTTGACTAAAAGAAGACAGATATTAGCCGCAAATTTGTGCTGTTCTTTTTCCACACTGAGACTCACTTTTGAATTGCATTGCGCAGTCCATATACTTTAGGTCTATGGTAATATACAATCAGctaataactataatattaacaaaattataaaataaaatagaaggaGATTAACAATCTAACAATATTGTGCAATAAAGAATTGTATCAACTATAAACATAATGATTTAGAAAGTAGAAAAGATCATAGAAAATCATTGGCCAATCAGAATTTGCTAAACAAAAAGAGAGATGGccgtttttttctctcgctctttaGATTTTCAAAGGACTAGCCATTCCAGTATAGGATTGAGTTCACTGGTCAATCCAAATTCaattcgtataaattattctcatttaaaaatatatgttaaactttatataatttccttAAATACTGTAtcgttttcaaaaataatgttaaaaagtctttaaaatctattaattcttttcaatttgttGCAACAATTAACTTTTCATCATTGACGATTAGTTTTACGAGTCGAAGTATTTAATAGAATTCCATTAGCAAAGCGGAGGCTAGAGCTGCAAACCTTGAAGAACATGCCAATTATCTTCTCCGAAATGTTTTTCGAAATCTTGTCTGCTCTGAAGAAGTGCTTTATCTTCGTGTTTTCGTGGAAGACACTTATGAGAGTTGTGTGGGCCCAAACGATGCAAATCTCGATAGCTTCTCAATGATGAAATGGATCGAAAGAATACACGAAGATTATAATCGTCAGTTGGACAATTTACCTCGTGAAATTGTCCAAGCTTGCGAAAAGGAAGGATTCAGACAAGAAACAAAAACTATAAAGGAGGCGGAAGATGCAGCGAAAAAGGtagaattcaaatttaaaattatatattttacccccgataaaaatacaaaactttgcaaatatcttaaataataatgattgcattaattgcacaaaatattttatttaattattctatatacagAGTATTCTTAATGTTTACCTTGTGTTACTAAATTGCATCAATGACAATGTTGTAGTCAGTGGGGGGGGGGGACTATAGGAACTCCCCCCCCTCAAGATTTTGAGTCTGACTTTTCTtgggaaatttattt from Anoplolepis gracilipes unplaced genomic scaffold, ASM4749672v1 Contig20, whole genome shotgun sequence carries:
- the LOC140675631 gene encoding uncharacterized protein isoform X3 — encoded protein: MQFRSLTIYWLFILLSTGFVYADISNWDACSGRLERALDALQRDSTRKNKLDEEKAGTLYQRELRSVPLEMSVSRMTIKLLENTKKPGSHWARVEQCVYEPDSSSLKTRVVFNDLSVSALVSLMPRDYHAPIPAESCRMTLRLRRAGIDFHTSPIARGRGQMRIRTESSFLEPRFASIYAYGCHPTRLNKQIKRQDKWPPYHSGSDKVTPTLSPVNEKYDAAEPRKLAEITEETDVVISNDSRYPRIYSHALETNFGIWKKNSWITKSPLRQRRSTETVNKHEQTEKFVNFTKIFNLTDSIENKDSSQNISREVREFVADDHFDNPFSINSEDPNRNWQSKEYITREMEDVFLQGASQVLTRYIENQLHPAIKETLMLSMGYTISYG
- the LOC140675631 gene encoding uncharacterized protein isoform X2; translation: MKKIGRRVGVFAFRFGLFSWYLTVMQFRSLTIYWLFILLSTGFVYADISNWDACSGRLERALDALQRDSTRKNKLDEEKAGTLYQRELRSVPLEMSVSRMTIKLLENTKKPGSHWARVEQCVYEPDSSSLKTRVVFNDLSVSALVSLMPRDYHAPIPAESCRMTLRLRRAGIDFHTSPIARGRGQMRIRTESSFLEPRFASIYAYGCHPTRLNKQIKRQDKWPPYHSGSDKVTPTLSPVNEKYDAAEPRKLAEITEETDVVISNDSRYPRIYSHALETNFGIWKKNSWITKSPLRQRRSTETVNKHEQTEKFVNFTKIFNLTDSIENKDSSQNISREVREFVADDHFDNPFSINSEDPNRNWQSKEYITREMEDVFLQGASQVLTRYIENQLHPAIKETLMLSMGYTISYG
- the LOC140675653 gene encoding cilia- and flagella-associated protein 100-like; this translates as MNSKIYGVDQNIRTSTMYSRHEETVKEEQSPFIFPSCSQTLAYLQWWKAQKKKTVRKRVRFYKDQQKYITLQSSNILQKLHEGVEINRKKYKDPDKVITMTDVDPQYFIELSGRPVGEKFSLKRYIENIREILKMKHLIGQEKDDYIHIDQQFEQESRRLRKIQYYSERYISGFEEFLSKDHEKSMNMLEKAEQEVKLTEVISTERNELSKQFGQRRLDVYFWEENWRTAKMCQIFLYRVSPIPWKIKHDWLSRLDSEKTIVSIDATNLFSKYKTPDEDASLEDLIELFEQDVSDAGPTELYFEDPFDLIRIFRAMETQNLNALIHLESLAAPMADMAMTITATEIQIKQEIDEITSTIDDLENSISKAEARAANLEEHANYLLRNVFRNLVCSEEVLYLRVFVEDTYESCVGPNDANLDSFSMMKWIERIHEDYNRQLDNLPREIVQACEKEGFRQETKTIKEAEDAAKKFQLMHRLLDALNRIMEPPTKKKRPLSRRSMPIAVKTKPLLLLPKPTDEEIQYLTFFTDYCKHNDFVTYRSKLPDDFDLTF
- the LOC140675631 gene encoding uncharacterized protein isoform X1, producing the protein MTIVNIKLILADSFCLYAEHRGRNLFGYSTIGHNHSYRPVSKVMQFRSLTIYWLFILLSTGFVYADISNWDACSGRLERALDALQRDSTRKNKLDEEKAGTLYQRELRSVPLEMSVSRMTIKLLENTKKPGSHWARVEQCVYEPDSSSLKTRVVFNDLSVSALVSLMPRDYHAPIPAESCRMTLRLRRAGIDFHTSPIARGRGQMRIRTESSFLEPRFASIYAYGCHPTRLNKQIKRQDKWPPYHSGSDKVTPTLSPVNEKYDAAEPRKLAEITEETDVVISNDSRYPRIYSHALETNFGIWKKNSWITKSPLRQRRSTETVNKHEQTEKFVNFTKIFNLTDSIENKDSSQNISREVREFVADDHFDNPFSINSEDPNRNWQSKEYITREMEDVFLQGASQVLTRYIENQLHPAIKETLMLSMGYTISYG